One window of the Takifugu rubripes chromosome 13, fTakRub1.2, whole genome shotgun sequence genome contains the following:
- the sema6d gene encoding semaphorin-6D isoform X3, whose product MGQRAALLLSELLLLLTASCTLLAVSFPEDSTPLEVVDAHFSRRYPVFRGRPSGNESQHRLDFQLMTKIQDTLFIAGRDQVYLVSLRESYRNEIIPYRKLTWRSGQSDRDMCAVKGKHRDECHNFIKVLVPRNDDLVFICGTNGFNPMCRYYRLDNLEFDGEEISGLARCPFDSKQTNVALFAEGKLYSATVADFQASDSVIYRSMGDGSALRTIKYDSKWLKEPHFLHAAEYGNYVYFFYREIAVEQSSLGKVVYSRVARICKNDVGGSQRVLEKHWTSFMKARLNCSVPGESFFYFDVLQSITDIININGVPSVVGVFTTQMNSIPGSAVCAFSMADIEKVFWGRFKEQKTQDSVWTPFPEEKLPKPRPGSCAGHGPAASFKSSIEFPDDTLQFIKSHPLMDTAVPSLGDEPWFTKTRVRYRLTALAVDNEAGPHKNYTVVFIGAESGVVLKVLAKTPSVSLDDSLLLEEIDVFNRAKCLSNREDDKRVLSLHVDKEAHSLYVAFSSCVIRIPLSRCERHSSCHKSCIASRDPYCGWKPHGACERIQPGIPTEYEQDVESGNTTHLGDCHAFLGSTSAPDYKSFGDPTSGVWDIQAGETNQMVHMNILITCVFAAFLMGALLAGLIVFCYRDSVLRKPRRVHKDTESAPSCSDSTGSFVKLNGLFDSPVKEYQTNIDTPKLYTNLLTNSKDLNTPSTDTKTMILRDGCQPPELAALPTPESTPVLHQKGLQPIKNQWERAQGKVSGPCKESNSSAKSPQFLPSPAHLNSKPHQGHVALGHSHIPSAVVLPNATHELSNMDSGGDTLPHSSEKKLKNPDSKGSRKDPKRSVDARNTLNDLLKHLNDSVANPKAILQEEPGPRARQHLTLEPMEELTEIPPVVPSREASLYSPSSSLPRHSPTKRVDVPLPTTPTTPTGSLSMGGTLERQRGGYQLHRSASHRHSLSTSPNGVTMGVSVSRQHSMNRGGCMPPTPPSRIDSHSGVMGTGMHSPHPSSISRQNSYNGHCSLPRTGLKRTPSLKPDVPPKPNGFSPQTSQMRVVNKYNY is encoded by the exons ATGGGCCAGAGAGCGGCGCTTCTGCtcagtgagctgctgctgctgctgacagcctcGTGCACTCTCCTCGCAGTCAGCTTCCCTGAGGACAGTACACCCCTCGAAGTCGTTGACGCGCACT TTTCACGGAGGTACCCTGTGTTCAGAGGCCGGCCCTCTGGAAACGAGTCGCAGCATCGCCTCGACTTTCAGCTGATGACCAAGATACAGGACACGCTGTTCATCGCTGGCAG AGATCAGGTGTACCTCGTCAGTCTGAGAGAATCCTACAGGAATGAGATCATACCGTACCGG AAACTTACATGGCGATCGGGTCAGTCTGACAGAGACATGTGTGCCGTGAAGGGAAAACACCGG GACGAGTGCCACAACTTCATCAAAGTGCTGGTTCCCAGAAACGACGACTTGGTGTTCATCTGCGGCACCAACGGCTTCAACCCCATGTGCAGATACTACAGg CTGGATAACCTAGAGTTTGACGGCGAGGAGATCAGTGGACTGGCAAGATGCCCGTTTGACTCCAAGCAAACCAACGTTGCCCTTTTTGCGG aggggAAGCTTTATTCTGCGACTGTAGCCGACTTCCAAGCCAGCGATTCTGTCATCTATCGCAGCATGGGTGATGGATCAGCGCTGAGGACCATCAAGTATGACTCCAAGTGGCTGAAAG AACCTCATTTCCTGCACGCCGCGGAGTATGGGAATTATGTCTACTTTTTCTACCGAGAGATTGCGGTGGAGCAGAGCAGTCTGGGCAAG GTTGTGTATTCCCGCGTTGCCCGGATTTGCAAGAATGATGTCGGCGGGTCACAGCGGGTCCTGGAGAAGCACTGGACATCTTTCATGAAGGCCAGGCTGAATTGCTCGGTCCCGGGCGAGTCCTTCTTCTACTTTGACGTGCTTCAGTCCATCACcgacatcatcaacatcaacgGGGTTCCCTCTGTAGTGGGCGTTTTCACCACGCAGATGAACAG TATTCCAGGCTCAGCGGTCTGTGCCTTCTCCATGGCTGACATCGAAAAGGTGTTCTGGGGTCGGTTTAAGGAGCAGAAGACTCAAGATTCTGTGTGGACTCCATTTCCAGAGGAGAAGCTGCCCAAACCTCG ACCTGGCTCTTGTGCGGGTCACGGTCCAGCTGCGTCCTTTAAGAGCTCCATCGAGTTCCCGGACGACACCCTGCAGTTTATTAAGTCCCACCCCCTCATGGACACAGCTGTGCCTTCTCTGGGAGACGAACCCTGGTTCACCAAGACCCGCGTCAG GTACAGACTGACAGCGCTGGCTGTGGACAATGAAGCTGGACCTCACAAGAACTACACTGTGGTGTTTATCGGCGCAGAGTCAGGGGTGGTCCTCAAGGTCCTAGCAAAGACCCCCTCAGTGTCCCTGGATGACAGCCTGCTTCTGGAGGAGATAGATGTCTTCAACAGGGCAAA GTGCCTGTCTAACCGTGAGGATGACAAGCGAGTCCTCTCGCTGCACGTGGACAAGGAAGCGCACAGCCTCTATGTGGCTTTTTCGAGCTGCGTCATCCGCATTCCCCTGAGCCGCTGCGAGAGGCATTCTTCCTGCCATAA GTCGTGCATCGCATCGAGGGATCCGTACTGCGGCTGGAAGCCTCACGGAGCGTGCGAGAGGATACAGCCAGGCATCCC GACAGAATATGAGCAGGATGTTGAGTCAGGAAACACCACCCACCTGGGAGACTGTCACG CATTTTTGGGCTCTACATCAGCGCCAGATTACAAATCATTTGGCGACCCCACCTCTG GTGTGTGGGATATCCAAGCAGGTGAGACCAACCAGATGGTCCACATGAACATCCTCATCACCTGCGTGTTCGCCGCATTTCTTATGGGTGCTCTGCTAGCTGGACTGATCGTTTTCTGCTATCGTGACTCGGTCTTGCGGAAGCCGAGACGCGTGCATAAGGATACCGAGTCAGCGCCATCCTGCTCTGATTCCACTGGCAGCTTTGTGAAGCTCAACGGCCTCTTTGACAGTCCCGTAAAG GAGTACCAAACCAACATTGATACTCCCAAGTTGTACACCAATCTGCTGACCAACAGCAAAGACCTGAACACACCTAGCACCGACACCAAGACCATGATCCTGCGAGATGGATGCCAGCCCCCTGAGCTAGCTGCCTTGCCAACACCCGAGTCTACTCCTGTGCTCCATCAGAAGGGGCTGCAGCCCATCAAGAACCAGTGGGAGCGGGCTCAGGGGAAAGTCAGTGGGCCTTGCAAAGAGTCCAACTCCTCAGCCAAGAGTCCTCAGTTCCTACCTTCTCCAGCTCATCTGAACTCAAAGCCCCACCAAGGACACGTTGCCTTGGGACACTCCCACATCCCCAGCGCAGTTGTTCTACCTAATGCAACACATGAACTGTCAAACATGGACAGTGGAGGTGACACTCTACCACATTCATCtgaaaagaagctgaagaaTCCAGATTCTAAGGGAAGCAGAAAAGACCCAAAGAGGTCTGTGGATGCCAGAAATACACTTAATGATCTTTTAAAACACCTCAATGACTCGGTGGCCAATCCAAAGGCCATACTTCAAGAGGAACCAGGACCCCGCGCAAGGCAGCATCTGACGCTAGAGCCCATGGAGGAACTCACTGAAATACCCCCTGTGGTGCCCAGCCGCGAGGCTTCCCTCTactctccctcatcctccttgCCAAGGCACAGTCCCACAAAGAGGGTGGATGTGCCTCTGCCCACCACTCCCACAACCCCCACAGGAAGCTTGAGCATGGGGGGCACCCTGGAGAGGCAACGAGGGGGGTATCAACTCCATCGGAGTGCATCTCACAGGCATTCCTTATCCACTTCACCAAATGGAGTAACTATGGGGGTGTCCGTGTCTCGCCAACACAGTATGAACAGAGGGGGCTGCATGcccccaacacccccctccAGAATTGACTCGCACAGCGGAGTGATGGGGACAGGAATGCATTCGCCCCACCCCTCCTCTATATCCCGTCAGAACAGCTACAATGGGCACTGTTCGCTGCCTCGCACAGGGCTTAAAAGGACCCCATCGCTAAAGCCAGATGTGCCCCCTAAGCCCAACGGGTTTTCACCACAGACTTCGCAAATGCGTGTAGTCAATAAGTACAATTATTAA
- the sema6d gene encoding semaphorin-6D isoform X1, with translation MGQRAALLLSELLLLLTASCTLLAVSFPEDSTPLEVVDAHFSRRYPVFRGRPSGNESQHRLDFQLMTKIQDTLFIAGRDQVYLVSLRESYRNEIIPYRKLTWRSGQSDRDMCAVKGKHRDECHNFIKVLVPRNDDLVFICGTNGFNPMCRYYRLDNLEFDGEEISGLARCPFDSKQTNVALFAEGKLYSATVADFQASDSVIYRSMGDGSALRTIKYDSKWLKEPHFLHAAEYGNYVYFFYREIAVEQSSLGKVVYSRVARICKNDVGGSQRVLEKHWTSFMKARLNCSVPGESFFYFDVLQSITDIININGVPSVVGVFTTQMNSIPGSAVCAFSMADIEKVFWGRFKEQKTQDSVWTPFPEEKLPKPRPGSCAGHGPAASFKSSIEFPDDTLQFIKSHPLMDTAVPSLGDEPWFTKTRVRYRLTALAVDNEAGPHKNYTVVFIGAESGVVLKVLAKTPSVSLDDSLLLEEIDVFNRAKCLSNREDDKRVLSLHVDKEAHSLYVAFSSCVIRIPLSRCERHSSCHKSCIASRDPYCGWKPHGACERIQPGIPTEYEQDVESGNTTHLGDCHAFLGSTSAPDYKSFGDPTSDMELSSAPVTVHPNGPIHPPVLISTQSPSSGPDPDHYGSGFVLQDDPATSNTLNSIPGGQEGVWDIQAGETNQMVHMNILITCVFAAFLMGALLAGLIVFCYRDSVLRKPRRVHKDTESAPSCSDSTGSFVKLNGLFDSPVKEYQTNIDTPKLYTNLLTNSKDLNTPSTDTKTMILRDGCQPPELAALPTPESTPVLHQKGLQPIKNQWERAQGKVSGPCKESNSSAKSPQFLPSPAHLNSKPHQGHVALGHSHIPSAVVLPNATHELSNMDSGGDTLPHSSEKKLKNPDSKGSRKDPKRSVDARNTLNDLLKHLNDSVANPKAILQEEPGPRARQHLTLEPMEELTEIPPVVPSREASLYSPSSSLPRHSPTKRVDVPLPTTPTTPTGSLSMGGTLERQRGGYQLHRSASHRHSLSTSPNGVTMGVSVSRQHSMNRGGCMPPTPPSRIDSHSGVMGTGMHSPHPSSISRQNSYNGHCSLPRTGLKRTPSLKPDVPPKPNGFSPQTSQMRVVNKYNY, from the exons ATGGGCCAGAGAGCGGCGCTTCTGCtcagtgagctgctgctgctgctgacagcctcGTGCACTCTCCTCGCAGTCAGCTTCCCTGAGGACAGTACACCCCTCGAAGTCGTTGACGCGCACT TTTCACGGAGGTACCCTGTGTTCAGAGGCCGGCCCTCTGGAAACGAGTCGCAGCATCGCCTCGACTTTCAGCTGATGACCAAGATACAGGACACGCTGTTCATCGCTGGCAG AGATCAGGTGTACCTCGTCAGTCTGAGAGAATCCTACAGGAATGAGATCATACCGTACCGG AAACTTACATGGCGATCGGGTCAGTCTGACAGAGACATGTGTGCCGTGAAGGGAAAACACCGG GACGAGTGCCACAACTTCATCAAAGTGCTGGTTCCCAGAAACGACGACTTGGTGTTCATCTGCGGCACCAACGGCTTCAACCCCATGTGCAGATACTACAGg CTGGATAACCTAGAGTTTGACGGCGAGGAGATCAGTGGACTGGCAAGATGCCCGTTTGACTCCAAGCAAACCAACGTTGCCCTTTTTGCGG aggggAAGCTTTATTCTGCGACTGTAGCCGACTTCCAAGCCAGCGATTCTGTCATCTATCGCAGCATGGGTGATGGATCAGCGCTGAGGACCATCAAGTATGACTCCAAGTGGCTGAAAG AACCTCATTTCCTGCACGCCGCGGAGTATGGGAATTATGTCTACTTTTTCTACCGAGAGATTGCGGTGGAGCAGAGCAGTCTGGGCAAG GTTGTGTATTCCCGCGTTGCCCGGATTTGCAAGAATGATGTCGGCGGGTCACAGCGGGTCCTGGAGAAGCACTGGACATCTTTCATGAAGGCCAGGCTGAATTGCTCGGTCCCGGGCGAGTCCTTCTTCTACTTTGACGTGCTTCAGTCCATCACcgacatcatcaacatcaacgGGGTTCCCTCTGTAGTGGGCGTTTTCACCACGCAGATGAACAG TATTCCAGGCTCAGCGGTCTGTGCCTTCTCCATGGCTGACATCGAAAAGGTGTTCTGGGGTCGGTTTAAGGAGCAGAAGACTCAAGATTCTGTGTGGACTCCATTTCCAGAGGAGAAGCTGCCCAAACCTCG ACCTGGCTCTTGTGCGGGTCACGGTCCAGCTGCGTCCTTTAAGAGCTCCATCGAGTTCCCGGACGACACCCTGCAGTTTATTAAGTCCCACCCCCTCATGGACACAGCTGTGCCTTCTCTGGGAGACGAACCCTGGTTCACCAAGACCCGCGTCAG GTACAGACTGACAGCGCTGGCTGTGGACAATGAAGCTGGACCTCACAAGAACTACACTGTGGTGTTTATCGGCGCAGAGTCAGGGGTGGTCCTCAAGGTCCTAGCAAAGACCCCCTCAGTGTCCCTGGATGACAGCCTGCTTCTGGAGGAGATAGATGTCTTCAACAGGGCAAA GTGCCTGTCTAACCGTGAGGATGACAAGCGAGTCCTCTCGCTGCACGTGGACAAGGAAGCGCACAGCCTCTATGTGGCTTTTTCGAGCTGCGTCATCCGCATTCCCCTGAGCCGCTGCGAGAGGCATTCTTCCTGCCATAA GTCGTGCATCGCATCGAGGGATCCGTACTGCGGCTGGAAGCCTCACGGAGCGTGCGAGAGGATACAGCCAGGCATCCC GACAGAATATGAGCAGGATGTTGAGTCAGGAAACACCACCCACCTGGGAGACTGTCACG CATTTTTGGGCTCTACATCAGCGCCAGATTACAAATCATTTGGCGACCCCACCTCTG ACATGGAGTTATCATCAGCGCCAGTCACTGTGCACCCAAACGGGCCCATACACCCCCCAGTACTCATATCCACTCAAAGCCCCAGCTCTGGACCTGATCCAGATCACTACGGCTCAGGCTTTGTGTTGCAGGATGATCCAGCCACCTCCAACACTTTAAACTCTATTCCAGGGGGCCAAGAGG GTGTGTGGGATATCCAAGCAGGTGAGACCAACCAGATGGTCCACATGAACATCCTCATCACCTGCGTGTTCGCCGCATTTCTTATGGGTGCTCTGCTAGCTGGACTGATCGTTTTCTGCTATCGTGACTCGGTCTTGCGGAAGCCGAGACGCGTGCATAAGGATACCGAGTCAGCGCCATCCTGCTCTGATTCCACTGGCAGCTTTGTGAAGCTCAACGGCCTCTTTGACAGTCCCGTAAAG GAGTACCAAACCAACATTGATACTCCCAAGTTGTACACCAATCTGCTGACCAACAGCAAAGACCTGAACACACCTAGCACCGACACCAAGACCATGATCCTGCGAGATGGATGCCAGCCCCCTGAGCTAGCTGCCTTGCCAACACCCGAGTCTACTCCTGTGCTCCATCAGAAGGGGCTGCAGCCCATCAAGAACCAGTGGGAGCGGGCTCAGGGGAAAGTCAGTGGGCCTTGCAAAGAGTCCAACTCCTCAGCCAAGAGTCCTCAGTTCCTACCTTCTCCAGCTCATCTGAACTCAAAGCCCCACCAAGGACACGTTGCCTTGGGACACTCCCACATCCCCAGCGCAGTTGTTCTACCTAATGCAACACATGAACTGTCAAACATGGACAGTGGAGGTGACACTCTACCACATTCATCtgaaaagaagctgaagaaTCCAGATTCTAAGGGAAGCAGAAAAGACCCAAAGAGGTCTGTGGATGCCAGAAATACACTTAATGATCTTTTAAAACACCTCAATGACTCGGTGGCCAATCCAAAGGCCATACTTCAAGAGGAACCAGGACCCCGCGCAAGGCAGCATCTGACGCTAGAGCCCATGGAGGAACTCACTGAAATACCCCCTGTGGTGCCCAGCCGCGAGGCTTCCCTCTactctccctcatcctccttgCCAAGGCACAGTCCCACAAAGAGGGTGGATGTGCCTCTGCCCACCACTCCCACAACCCCCACAGGAAGCTTGAGCATGGGGGGCACCCTGGAGAGGCAACGAGGGGGGTATCAACTCCATCGGAGTGCATCTCACAGGCATTCCTTATCCACTTCACCAAATGGAGTAACTATGGGGGTGTCCGTGTCTCGCCAACACAGTATGAACAGAGGGGGCTGCATGcccccaacacccccctccAGAATTGACTCGCACAGCGGAGTGATGGGGACAGGAATGCATTCGCCCCACCCCTCCTCTATATCCCGTCAGAACAGCTACAATGGGCACTGTTCGCTGCCTCGCACAGGGCTTAAAAGGACCCCATCGCTAAAGCCAGATGTGCCCCCTAAGCCCAACGGGTTTTCACCACAGACTTCGCAAATGCGTGTAGTCAATAAGTACAATTATTAA
- the sema6d gene encoding semaphorin-6D isoform X4, whose amino-acid sequence MGQRAALLLSELLLLLTASCTLLAVSFPEDSTPLEVVDAHFSRRYPVFRGRPSGNESQHRLDFQLMTKIQDTLFIAGRDQVYLVSLRESYRNEIIPYRKLTWRSGQSDRDMCAVKGKHRDECHNFIKVLVPRNDDLVFICGTNGFNPMCRYYRLDNLEFDGEEISGLARCPFDSKQTNVALFAEGKLYSATVADFQASDSVIYRSMGDGSALRTIKYDSKWLKEPHFLHAAEYGNYVYFFYREIAVEQSSLGKVVYSRVARICKNDVGGSQRVLEKHWTSFMKARLNCSVPGESFFYFDVLQSITDIININGVPSVVGVFTTQMNSIPGSAVCAFSMADIEKVFWGRFKEQKTQDSVWTPFPEEKLPKPRPGSCAGHGPAASFKSSIEFPDDTLQFIKSHPLMDTAVPSLGDEPWFTKTRVRYRLTALAVDNEAGPHKNYTVVFIGAESGVVLKVLAKTPSVSLDDSLLLEEIDVFNRAKCLSNREDDKRVLSLHVDKEAHSLYVAFSSCVIRIPLSRCERHSSCHKSCIASRDPYCGWKPHGACERIQPGIPTEYEQDVESGNTTHLGDCHGVWDIQAGETNQMVHMNILITCVFAAFLMGALLAGLIVFCYRDSVLRKPRRVHKDTESAPSCSDSTGSFVKLNGLFDSPVKEYQTNIDTPKLYTNLLTNSKDLNTPSTDTKTMILRDGCQPPELAALPTPESTPVLHQKGLQPIKNQWERAQGKVSGPCKESNSSAKSPQFLPSPAHLNSKPHQGHVALGHSHIPSAVVLPNATHELSNMDSGGDTLPHSSEKKLKNPDSKGSRKDPKRSVDARNTLNDLLKHLNDSVANPKAILQEEPGPRARQHLTLEPMEELTEIPPVVPSREASLYSPSSSLPRHSPTKRVDVPLPTTPTTPTGSLSMGGTLERQRGGYQLHRSASHRHSLSTSPNGVTMGVSVSRQHSMNRGGCMPPTPPSRIDSHSGVMGTGMHSPHPSSISRQNSYNGHCSLPRTGLKRTPSLKPDVPPKPNGFSPQTSQMRVVNKYNY is encoded by the exons ATGGGCCAGAGAGCGGCGCTTCTGCtcagtgagctgctgctgctgctgacagcctcGTGCACTCTCCTCGCAGTCAGCTTCCCTGAGGACAGTACACCCCTCGAAGTCGTTGACGCGCACT TTTCACGGAGGTACCCTGTGTTCAGAGGCCGGCCCTCTGGAAACGAGTCGCAGCATCGCCTCGACTTTCAGCTGATGACCAAGATACAGGACACGCTGTTCATCGCTGGCAG AGATCAGGTGTACCTCGTCAGTCTGAGAGAATCCTACAGGAATGAGATCATACCGTACCGG AAACTTACATGGCGATCGGGTCAGTCTGACAGAGACATGTGTGCCGTGAAGGGAAAACACCGG GACGAGTGCCACAACTTCATCAAAGTGCTGGTTCCCAGAAACGACGACTTGGTGTTCATCTGCGGCACCAACGGCTTCAACCCCATGTGCAGATACTACAGg CTGGATAACCTAGAGTTTGACGGCGAGGAGATCAGTGGACTGGCAAGATGCCCGTTTGACTCCAAGCAAACCAACGTTGCCCTTTTTGCGG aggggAAGCTTTATTCTGCGACTGTAGCCGACTTCCAAGCCAGCGATTCTGTCATCTATCGCAGCATGGGTGATGGATCAGCGCTGAGGACCATCAAGTATGACTCCAAGTGGCTGAAAG AACCTCATTTCCTGCACGCCGCGGAGTATGGGAATTATGTCTACTTTTTCTACCGAGAGATTGCGGTGGAGCAGAGCAGTCTGGGCAAG GTTGTGTATTCCCGCGTTGCCCGGATTTGCAAGAATGATGTCGGCGGGTCACAGCGGGTCCTGGAGAAGCACTGGACATCTTTCATGAAGGCCAGGCTGAATTGCTCGGTCCCGGGCGAGTCCTTCTTCTACTTTGACGTGCTTCAGTCCATCACcgacatcatcaacatcaacgGGGTTCCCTCTGTAGTGGGCGTTTTCACCACGCAGATGAACAG TATTCCAGGCTCAGCGGTCTGTGCCTTCTCCATGGCTGACATCGAAAAGGTGTTCTGGGGTCGGTTTAAGGAGCAGAAGACTCAAGATTCTGTGTGGACTCCATTTCCAGAGGAGAAGCTGCCCAAACCTCG ACCTGGCTCTTGTGCGGGTCACGGTCCAGCTGCGTCCTTTAAGAGCTCCATCGAGTTCCCGGACGACACCCTGCAGTTTATTAAGTCCCACCCCCTCATGGACACAGCTGTGCCTTCTCTGGGAGACGAACCCTGGTTCACCAAGACCCGCGTCAG GTACAGACTGACAGCGCTGGCTGTGGACAATGAAGCTGGACCTCACAAGAACTACACTGTGGTGTTTATCGGCGCAGAGTCAGGGGTGGTCCTCAAGGTCCTAGCAAAGACCCCCTCAGTGTCCCTGGATGACAGCCTGCTTCTGGAGGAGATAGATGTCTTCAACAGGGCAAA GTGCCTGTCTAACCGTGAGGATGACAAGCGAGTCCTCTCGCTGCACGTGGACAAGGAAGCGCACAGCCTCTATGTGGCTTTTTCGAGCTGCGTCATCCGCATTCCCCTGAGCCGCTGCGAGAGGCATTCTTCCTGCCATAA GTCGTGCATCGCATCGAGGGATCCGTACTGCGGCTGGAAGCCTCACGGAGCGTGCGAGAGGATACAGCCAGGCATCCC GACAGAATATGAGCAGGATGTTGAGTCAGGAAACACCACCCACCTGGGAGACTGTCACG GTGTGTGGGATATCCAAGCAGGTGAGACCAACCAGATGGTCCACATGAACATCCTCATCACCTGCGTGTTCGCCGCATTTCTTATGGGTGCTCTGCTAGCTGGACTGATCGTTTTCTGCTATCGTGACTCGGTCTTGCGGAAGCCGAGACGCGTGCATAAGGATACCGAGTCAGCGCCATCCTGCTCTGATTCCACTGGCAGCTTTGTGAAGCTCAACGGCCTCTTTGACAGTCCCGTAAAG GAGTACCAAACCAACATTGATACTCCCAAGTTGTACACCAATCTGCTGACCAACAGCAAAGACCTGAACACACCTAGCACCGACACCAAGACCATGATCCTGCGAGATGGATGCCAGCCCCCTGAGCTAGCTGCCTTGCCAACACCCGAGTCTACTCCTGTGCTCCATCAGAAGGGGCTGCAGCCCATCAAGAACCAGTGGGAGCGGGCTCAGGGGAAAGTCAGTGGGCCTTGCAAAGAGTCCAACTCCTCAGCCAAGAGTCCTCAGTTCCTACCTTCTCCAGCTCATCTGAACTCAAAGCCCCACCAAGGACACGTTGCCTTGGGACACTCCCACATCCCCAGCGCAGTTGTTCTACCTAATGCAACACATGAACTGTCAAACATGGACAGTGGAGGTGACACTCTACCACATTCATCtgaaaagaagctgaagaaTCCAGATTCTAAGGGAAGCAGAAAAGACCCAAAGAGGTCTGTGGATGCCAGAAATACACTTAATGATCTTTTAAAACACCTCAATGACTCGGTGGCCAATCCAAAGGCCATACTTCAAGAGGAACCAGGACCCCGCGCAAGGCAGCATCTGACGCTAGAGCCCATGGAGGAACTCACTGAAATACCCCCTGTGGTGCCCAGCCGCGAGGCTTCCCTCTactctccctcatcctccttgCCAAGGCACAGTCCCACAAAGAGGGTGGATGTGCCTCTGCCCACCACTCCCACAACCCCCACAGGAAGCTTGAGCATGGGGGGCACCCTGGAGAGGCAACGAGGGGGGTATCAACTCCATCGGAGTGCATCTCACAGGCATTCCTTATCCACTTCACCAAATGGAGTAACTATGGGGGTGTCCGTGTCTCGCCAACACAGTATGAACAGAGGGGGCTGCATGcccccaacacccccctccAGAATTGACTCGCACAGCGGAGTGATGGGGACAGGAATGCATTCGCCCCACCCCTCCTCTATATCCCGTCAGAACAGCTACAATGGGCACTGTTCGCTGCCTCGCACAGGGCTTAAAAGGACCCCATCGCTAAAGCCAGATGTGCCCCCTAAGCCCAACGGGTTTTCACCACAGACTTCGCAAATGCGTGTAGTCAATAAGTACAATTATTAA